The sequence TTTTTACCGTGTCAGTGAAATCTACGCATGGCGTGGACAGACGCCATACGTGATGTCGGTGACGGCCTTCGGGCAACGGTCTTCTTACCAATAGAACCCGAATCCGCATCGCGTCAAATACATAACCAGGCGATGTGATGACTAACGGGTACAGGCTCTGAACAGTGATGTGCACAGGGTCCAGGCAGGAGTAGGGAAGGAATACAGAGAGACAATAATAATGGTAGATAGCAAGAAGCGCCCTGGCAAAGATCTCGACCGTATCGATCGTAACATTCTTAATGAATTGCAAAAGGATGGGCGTATTTCCAACGTCGAGCTTTCAAAACGTGTGGGTCTTTCCCCGACGCCGTGCCTTGAGCGTGTGCGCCGACTGGAAAGACAGGGTTTTATTCAGGGCTATACGGCTCTGCTGAACCCGCATTATCTGGATGCCTCACTTCTGGTATTTGTTGAGATTACTCTGAATCGTGGTGCACCGGATGTGTTTGAGCAATTTAACGCCGCTGTACAAAAACTTGAAGAAATTCAAGAGTGTCACCTGGTGTCCGGTGATTTCGACTACCTGTTGAAAACCCGTGTGCCTGATATGTCCGCCTACCGTAAGCTGCTGGGGGAAACCCTGCTGCGTCTGCCAGGCGTGAACGACACCCGTACTTATGTGGTGATGGAAGAGGTCAAACAGAGCAATCGTCTGGTTATTAAGACGCGCTAACACGGAACAGGTGCAAAATCAGCGTAGTTTGATTACACTCCTGTTAATCCATACAGCAACAGTGCCGGGGAGTCCCGGCGCTGTTGTCCGTTTTAGCAAACAGGCAGGATATGCCTGATACCTGGAGAGCCTTTCTTGAGCCAGGAATACACTGAAGACAAAGAAGTCACACTATCGAAGCTAAGCAGCGGACGTCGTCTCCTCGAGGCTTTGCTG comes from Enterobacter kobei and encodes:
- the lrp gene encoding leucine-responsive transcriptional regulator Lrp; the protein is MVDSKKRPGKDLDRIDRNILNELQKDGRISNVELSKRVGLSPTPCLERVRRLERQGFIQGYTALLNPHYLDASLLVFVEITLNRGAPDVFEQFNAAVQKLEEIQECHLVSGDFDYLLKTRVPDMSAYRKLLGETLLRLPGVNDTRTYVVMEEVKQSNRLVIKTR